Proteins from a single region of Haloplanus sp. GDY1:
- the mptA gene encoding GTP cyclohydrolase MptA, giving the protein MSHQLPDVQASQPDVTVGLSQVGVTGVEKLVKLDRNGKRPIVLMAEFEVFVDLPSGRKGIDMSRNMQVIDETLEAAVSEPSYRVEEVCGDVAERLLEKHEYTSTAEVRMEADYVTRESTPASGLDTQNTATIIAGAVATDEGTREEIGARVTGMTVCPCSQGMSESRARDTLTDLGVDEGTVEAFLDEVPQPGHSQRGHATLTVTSDGSPDVDLRDVIDVARDAMSARIYNLAKRPDEDHMTYHAHANAKFVEDCVRSLAESVVEEFGHLADDAVIHMKQSNDESIHQHNAHAERELTLEALREEVNGDA; this is encoded by the coding sequence ATGAGTCACCAGTTGCCTGACGTGCAGGCAAGCCAGCCCGACGTGACCGTCGGGCTCAGTCAGGTCGGGGTGACGGGCGTCGAGAAACTCGTCAAACTCGACCGGAACGGCAAACGTCCCATCGTCCTGATGGCGGAGTTCGAAGTGTTCGTCGACCTTCCCAGCGGCCGCAAGGGCATCGACATGAGTCGGAACATGCAGGTGATCGACGAGACGCTGGAGGCGGCCGTCTCGGAACCCTCCTACCGCGTCGAGGAGGTGTGTGGCGACGTGGCCGAACGCCTCCTCGAGAAACACGAGTACACCTCGACCGCCGAGGTGCGGATGGAGGCCGACTACGTCACCCGCGAGTCGACGCCCGCCTCCGGCCTCGATACGCAGAACACGGCGACGATCATCGCCGGCGCCGTCGCGACCGACGAGGGCACCCGCGAGGAGATCGGCGCCCGCGTCACCGGGATGACCGTCTGTCCCTGCTCGCAGGGGATGTCCGAGTCGCGCGCCCGGGACACCCTGACCGACCTCGGCGTCGACGAGGGGACGGTCGAGGCGTTCCTCGACGAGGTCCCACAACCCGGTCACTCACAGCGCGGCCACGCGACCCTCACCGTCACCAGCGACGGCTCGCCCGACGTGGACCTCCGGGACGTGATCGACGTCGCCCGGGACGCCATGAGCGCGCGGATCTACAACCTCGCGAAGCGCCCGGACGAGGACCACATGACCTACCACGCCCACGCGAACGCAAAGTTCGTCGAGGACTGCGTGCGCTCGCTGGCCGAGTCCGTCGTCGAGGAGTTCGGCCACCTCGCCGACGACGCGGTGATCCACATGAAGCAGTCGAACGACGAGTCGATCCACCAGCACAACGCCCACGCGGAGCGGGAACTCACGCTCGAGGCGCTCCGCGAGGAAGTCAACGGCGACGCCTGA
- a CDS encoding TrmB family transcriptional regulator, which yields MASLRDLGLSEYESRTYRELLDHGPTTAKELSAVSDVPMGRIYDVLNDLEGAGLVRSQAASRPKKYVAVEPEAALDRLVDARKRELDQQAERYEAVAEDLVDDLDAADSVQGQFWTASVGPEETTELFLERLSAADERIHYVAGLPSPQIDLGEVGQRVLEAFEAALERGVSVQVLIHPDLVETIPAELNERFETRLRGHDRYHIRESTAIDGTFTLIDGEEVCIEVPNPLDASQVFALIDFKDVAFADDVRTVFEEQWAESTPLDPP from the coding sequence ATGGCGAGCCTTCGAGATCTCGGCCTCTCAGAGTACGAGTCGCGAACCTATCGCGAGTTGCTCGATCACGGCCCCACAACGGCGAAGGAGTTGTCGGCCGTCAGCGACGTGCCGATGGGGCGCATCTACGACGTGCTGAACGATCTGGAGGGGGCGGGTCTGGTCCGGAGTCAGGCGGCCAGTCGACCGAAGAAGTACGTCGCCGTCGAACCCGAGGCCGCCCTGGATCGCCTGGTCGACGCCCGAAAGCGGGAACTCGACCAGCAGGCCGAGCGCTACGAGGCGGTCGCCGAGGACCTGGTTGACGACCTGGACGCCGCCGACTCGGTCCAAGGGCAGTTCTGGACCGCGTCGGTCGGTCCCGAGGAGACCACCGAACTGTTCCTCGAACGGCTCTCGGCGGCCGACGAGCGCATCCACTACGTCGCCGGACTCCCCTCCCCACAGATCGACCTCGGCGAGGTCGGCCAGCGAGTGCTCGAGGCGTTCGAGGCGGCGCTCGAACGCGGCGTCTCGGTCCAGGTGCTCATCCACCCCGACCTCGTCGAGACGATTCCCGCGGAACTCAACGAACGGTTCGAGACTCGGCTCCGTGGACACGACAGGTACCACATCCGCGAATCGACGGCCATCGACGGGACGTTCACGCTGATCGACGGCGAGGAGGTGTGCATCGAGGTGCCGAACCCGCTGGATGCGAGTCAGGTCTTCGCCCTGATCGACTTCAAGGACGTCGCCTTCGCCGACGACGTTCGCACCGTCTTCGAGGAGCAGTGGGCGGAGTCGACACCGCTCGATCCCCCGTAG